Proteins from a single region of Rhipicephalus sanguineus isolate Rsan-2018 chromosome 5, BIME_Rsan_1.4, whole genome shotgun sequence:
- the LOC119395147 gene encoding uncharacterized protein LOC119395147, translating to MLEVLLNMRQRNQRRNSVFMLNIYSNPRDSRQQFKTILKKSVDLAGTHPLVVVGDFNAPYGLWGYVYDTSKGRRLWQNANEMDLTLITDKALPTRIGNSVTRDTTPDLAFVKNVDGAEWSNTAMDFAHLIEAKQALLLRWKGQRFNRRLRKKISELNKTIEDHCRTLCKQQWDEVCDSQSLGDELVAKLMEKYLPVKHGDEEFQFPEYLGPARPELDEDFTVAEVRQAIFALNSKSAPGPDGITNKMLRNLDDRSIEYLTEKINETWRNGSVPEKWKMANTVLIPKPGKAPNVDNLQPISLTSCVGKVAEHVVLNRLRRYLEDNNVYTHNIIGFRAGLSTQDAMKMIKHQIIDHNTRDTRALLGLDLEKAFDNALYAYILASVADLELGPRLYYYVRSFLTGRKAKLRFSDFVSDEVLLGPRGTPQGSVISPTLFNICMVGLSRKLAQVEGIKHTIYAYDITIWCTGGSEGQVESAMQEAADVTEEYLLPTVLRCSPTKSELLLYRKEKGGRPKGWKPVSESDIHLFTRSGDPIPRVDTIRVLGMFIESRGGNGTALRKIIEKTDNAFRLVRRVTNRRRGLKEDNLLRLINVFVLCHFTYTVAMHNWLRAERDKLNALIRKIVKRALGLPIRTHTEYLLRLGIHNTMEEIAEAQERAQLTRLSTTPAGRRILEIRLAPTKNLASNTQIPREIREKLVVAPLPRNVHPVHNAGRRKATASKILKQIANDKTEASFVDAAAYRDGKAFAVSVVDTLGKVINCASIRTTDPEVAEQVAIALAMQDGRRDNVYSDSKAAVRAFQKGRVARHVVEILKGCKNSDSSTHSIFWFPAHVGPIEGVPLNLNESAHETARGFTDRAALGSGDFPPGHRDAPSTTGSAIHTAIQAR from the exons ATGTTGGAAGTTCTGCTGAACATGCGACAGCGCAACCAGCGAAGAAACAGCGTGTTTATGCTCAATATTTACAGTAATCCCAGGGACTCCCGACAGCAGTTCAAGACGATACTCAAGAAGTCCGTCGACCTGGCCGGCACCCATCCCCTTGTCGTCGTCGGGGACTTCAATGCCCCGTACGGACTATGGGGCTACGTCTACGACACGAGCAAGGGCCGGCGTCTGTGGCAGAACGCCAACGAAATGGACCTCACGCTCATCACGGACAAGGCGCTCCCGACCCGAATCGGCAACTCAGTGACCAGGGACACCACCCCCGATCTGGCGTTCGTGAAGAACGTTGACGGAGCCGAGTGGAGTAACACCGCAATGGATTTTG CCCATCTGATTGAGGCCAAGCAGGCGCTGCTCCTCCGATGGAAGGGACAAAGGTTCAACCGCAGACTGCGGAAAAAGATCTCAGAGCTCAACAAGACCATCGAAGATCACTGTCGGACCCTGTgcaagcagcaatgggacgaggtcTGCGACTCGCAAAGCCTCGG GGACGAGCTGGTTGCCAAACTCATGGAGAAGTATCTGCCCGTAAAGCACGGCGATGAGGAGTTCCAATTTCCCGAGTACCTCGGCCCGGCCCGTCCGGAGCTGGACGAAGACTTCACCGTGGCGGAAGTCAGGCAAGCCATTTTTGCACTCAACAGCAAGTCGGCGCCGGGTCCCGACGGCATCACCAATAAGATGCTGCGGAATCTCGACGACCGTTCGATCGAATACCTCACCGAGAAGATCAATGAGACGTGGAGAAACGGCAGTGTTCCAGAAAAATGGAAGATGGCCAACACCGTCCTGATCCCCAAACCAGGCAAGGCTCCGAATGTTGATAACCTCCAGCCCATCTCTCTCACGTCTTGCGTCGGGAAAGTGGCGGAGCACGTCGTCCTCAACAGACTACGCAGATATCTCGAAGACAACAACGTCTATACCCACAACATAATTGGCTTCCGAGCCGGCCTGTCGACGCAGGACGCCATGAAGATGATCAAACATCAAATCATCGACCACAATACCAGGGACACCAGGGCCCTGCTCGGACTCGACCTCGAGAAGGCGTTTGACAACGCTCTCTATGCATACATCCTGGCTTCTGTCGCGGACCTCGAGCTGGGCCCCAGACTGTATTACTACGTCCGTTCGTTCCTGACCGGAAGGAAAGCGAAGCTGCGATTTAGCGACTTCGTCTCCGACGAAGTGCTCCTGGGCCCACGGGGTACGCCGCAAGGCTCTGTCATTTCGCCCACTCTCTTCAACATCTGCATGGTCGGACTCTCGAGGAAGCTGGCCCAAGTCGAAGGTATCAAACATACTATCTACGCCTATGACATCACGATCTGGTGCACCGGCGGTAGTGAAGGGCAAGTAGAAAGTGCCATGCAAGAGGCCGCAGACGTCACGGAAGAGTACCTGCTACCCACCGTACTAAGGTGCTCCCCGACCAAATCCGAGCTGCTgctttacagaaaagaaaaagggggcAGACCCAAGGGCTGGAAGCCCGTCTCCGAAAGTGACATTCACCTGTTCACTCGGAGCGGCGACCCGATACCCAGGGTCGACACGATCAGAGTCCTGGGTATGTTCATCGAATCGCGTGGCGGCAACGGCACTGCGTTGCGCAAGATCATCGAAAAAACCGATAACGCTTTTCGCCTCGTTCGAAGGGTCACGAACAGACGTCGAGGCCTCAAGGAGGACAACCTGCTTCGGCTCATAAACGTCTTTGTGCTGTGTCACTTCACCTACACGgtggccatgcacaactggctcagAGCAGAGCGGGACAAGCTGAATGCCCTCATTAGAAAAATCGTCAAGCGAGCACTCGGGCTGCCCATCAGAACGCACACCGAGTACCTCCTCCGGCTCGGCATACACAACACCATGGAGGAAATTgccgaggctcaggaacgggCCCAGCTAACTCGGCTGTCCACCACGCCGGCCGGTAGGCGGATTCTAGAGATCCGACTCGCCCCCACCAAGAACTTGGCTAGCAACACCCAAATCCCCAGAGAAATAAGAGAGAAGCTTGTCGTCGCTCCGCTGCCCCGCAATGTGCATCCTGTGCACAACGCAGGTCGTCGCAAGGCAACAGCGTCAAAGATACTAAAGCAGATCGCCAATGACAAGACTGAAGCAAGCTTCGTGGACGCCGCCGCGTACCGAGACGGCAAGGCTTTTGCGGTTTCCGTCGTGGACACGCTGGGCAAAGTCATCAACTGTGCCTCGATTCGAACGACGGACCCCGAGGtggccgagcaagtggccattgCACTCGCCATGCAAGATGGTCGGAGAGACAACGTGTATAGCGATTCGAAAGCGGCCGTCAGGGCATTCCAGAAAGGCCGGGTTGCCCGGCATGTAGTTGAAATTCTGAAAGGCTGCAAAAACAGCGACAGCTCCACACACTCCATcttttggttccctgcccacgtcGGGCCGATCGAAGGGGTTCCTCTGAACCTCAACGAGTCTGCCCACGAGACTGCGCGTGGCTTTACCGACCGCGCTGCCCTCGGATCGGGCGACTTTCCCCCCGGACACAGGGACGCTCCTAGCAC gacaggcTCGGCTATCcacacggctatccaggcacgctag